The following proteins are encoded in a genomic region of Methanoculleus bourgensis MS2:
- a CDS encoding Ig-like domain-containing protein, which translates to MDRSRVIAGAIVILLAVAVLAVPVAAEEYVFVTKWGEYGTGEGFKDPFDIAIDTAGHIYITETDANHILQRILKLDSSMNFITKWGSYGTGNGQFNGPQGIAVNAAGNVYVADTYNHRIQKFDSSGNLLTKWGSWGSGDGQFSYPDSVAVDAAGNVYVSDTNNGRIQKFDSDGTFLGKWGSWGSGDGQLRFSQDLVVDAAGNIYVAEYGNHRIQKFDSNGNFLWKKGSSGSGDGQFLSPYGITVDAAGNVYVADTWNHRIQKFDSSGNFLTKWGSRGSGNGQFSEPFGVAVDSAGNVYVTERGNDRVQMFAPASALTVTGIVPASGLNTGSVSITDLSGTGFANGATVNLTRTGETNIVATDVSVLSSTQITCTLDLTGAVAGSWNVVVTNPDNQFATLTDGFTVNAENRAPVAEDDTYTTDEDTLLTISAPGVLANDNDPDGDALTAVLVDDVSNGTLTLNADGSFTYLPNTGFSDIDTFTYTANDGTQSSNVATVSINVNPASAVLTSIVVTPVQPILEIGGTQQFTATGYDQYGTPLPTGEIVWSSTNTTVGTIDATGLFTATAEGSTTVTATAGEVSGTAEVTVNPALTVTGIVPASGPNTGNVSITNLSGTGFVDGATVNLTRTGETNIVATDVSVLSSTQITCTLDLTGAAAGSWNVVVTNPDGRYDILSDGFAVVAASEIVTFNDPNLEATVRGALGKPVGDITADDMATFITLGADWRGIRDLSGLEYAVNLQHLYLQQNRQISDLGPLAGLTDLQTLDLWNNQISDLSPLAGLTNLSVLLLGSNQISDIGPLAGLTDLQRLHLYDNQIRDIGPLAGLTNLWELRLYNNQIRDIGPLVANSGLGSGDEVYLQYNYLDLTPGSADMNDIQTLQSRGVYVAYEPQNPVPTYTLDLAVNPEGGGTVTGAGTYKAGDTVPITATPNEGWEFVNWTNETGATVSSEPNFDYPMPEGDVALTANFEGEAITYTLGLAVNPAGSGTVTGAGTYAAGDTVSVTATPNDGYTFVNWTDETDVTVSTAASFDYTMPDGDVTLTANFAAITYTLDLAVNPEGSGTATGAGTYAAGATVPITATPNEGWEFANWTDGTGATVSSEATFDYTMPAQETALTANFEPAPPVLARIEVSPAEATLEVGATRQFTATGYDQYGNPLSVGEIVWSSTNEAVGTIDASGMFTALAAGSTELVAEANGISGKANVTVTPAAPVLTSIAVTPESPALEIGTTQQFTATCYDQYGQTMPDMAVSWSSSNTSVGTIESNGMFTALTAGSTTVTASAAGVSGQTVATVNPAAPVVTRIAVSPPSVTLDIGDTQAFVATCYDQYENEMPGTSVSWASDSTTVGTIDATGLFTATAEGSTTVTATAGDVSGTAEVRVNPALTVTGIVPASGPNTGPVSITDLSGTGFADGATVKLTRDGEADIVATDVAVLSPTQITCTLDLTGAAVGTWNVVVTNPDEQYDILSDGFAVVAASEVVTFNDPNLEAAVRQELSKPKGDITADDMATLTRLSAAGRGIRDLSGLEYAVNLQTLYISNNQISDLSPLAGLTNLQTLWLQDNQVSDLSPLAGLTNLQRLWLNQNQIRDVSPLAGLTNLRELLLAVNQISDLSPLAGLTNLGYVQLYRNQISDLSPLAGLTNLGYVQLYRNQISDLSPLAGLTNLYFLDISYNQISDLSPLASLTNLYFLDISYNQISDISPLAGLTRLSRLSLDNNQISDISPLAGLINLYVLNLNYNQIRDISPLVANSGLAGDDVYLQYNYLDLTPGSAAMNDIQTLQSRGVYVVYEPQHEVTKYTLDLAVNPEGSGTVTGAGTYAAGYTVSITATPNEGWEFANWTDGTGATVSSEATFDYPMPARDTALIANFEPAPPVLTRIDVSPVEAALEVGETRQFTATGYDQYGNTIPTGEIVWSSTNEAVGTIDASGMFTALAAGSTELVAEANGISGKANVTVTPAAPVLTSIAVTPESPALEVGTTQQFTATCYDQYGQTMPEVTVSWSSSNTSVGTIESNGMFTALTAGSTTVTASAAGISGQTVATVNPAAPAVTRIAVSPLSVTLDIGDTQAFVATCYDQYENEMPGTSVSWASDSTTVGTIDATGLFTATAEGSATVTATAGDISGTAEVAVNPAPPVLTSISVSPAAPTIDAGDTQQFTATCYDQYGQTMPEVTVSWSSSNISVGTIESNGMFTALTAGSTTVTASAEGISGQAVATVNLAAPVITRIAVSPPSVTLDIGDMQTFVATCYDQYENEMPGTDVSWSSDDTTVGTIDATGLFTATAEGSATVTATAGEVSGTAEVTVNPAPPVLTSISVSPAAPTIDVGETQQFTAICYDQYGAPISDVSVIWSSENETVGTIDTSGLFTAIEEGATTITASANGISGTATVTVTPAPRVLTTVDVSPATADIAVGETEQFTATCYDQNGEVMPDVSVTWSSSNEAVGTMTAGGIFTAHSEGATTVTASAEGVSGSASVTVRRVNTAPIAVDDAFTTNIRTQLTVPAPGVLENDTDSDGDVLTAALVSKPSNGVLTLNTDGSFTYIPKGNFIGTDTFTYKANDGSLNSSVATVTITVLATNHAPIAADDTVTMTQDTTYAAPAPGVLENDQDPDGDTVTAKLVSKVTYGSLKLKKDGSFTYIPKPGFTGEDSFTYQTSDGKLSSDIATVRITVEPTAVIPPVADFSASPLGGKAPVFVQFTDTSTGTINSWTWTFGDGGTSTEQNPQYKYTRPGTYTVSLTVTGPGGSDTKTVTDYIQVTGKKA; encoded by the coding sequence GTCGCTGATACATACAACCACCGCATCCAGAAATTCGATTCCAGTGGTAACCTCCTTACCAAGTGGGGTTCATGGGGGTCCGGTGACGGGCAGTTTAGTTATCCCGATAGCGTCGCCGTGGACGCTGCCGGGAACGTCTATGTCTCCGATACCAACAATGGCCGTATCCAGAAGTTCGACTCTGATGGCACTTTCCTTGGGAAATGGGGATCATGGGGATCTGGCGATGGACAGTTAAGGTTCTCACAAGATCTGGTTGTGGATGCTGCAGGCAACATATATGTGGCCGAATATGGTAACCATCGCATCCAGAAATTCGATTCCAATGGTAATTTTCTCTGGAAAAAGGGTTCATCGGGGTCCGGCGATGGGCAGTTTCTCTCTCCTTATGGTATTACCGTGGACGCTGCTGGAAACGTCTATGTCGCTGATACTTGGAACCACCGCATCCAGAAATTCGATTCCAGTGGCAATTTCCTGACGAAATGGGGTTCACGGGGGTCTGGTAATGGACAATTTAGTGAGCCCTTTGGCGTTGCCGTGGACAGTGCTGGCAACGTGTATGTAACTGAGAGAGGTAACGACCGCGTCCAGATGTTCGCCCCGGCCTCCGCCCTGACCGTCACCGGGATCGTTCCCGCTTCCGGACTCAACACAGGGAGCGTGAGCATCACCGATCTCTCCGGCACCGGGTTTGCCAACGGTGCGACCGTGAACCTCACCCGGACCGGAGAGACGAACATCGTGGCAACCGATGTCTCCGTCCTTTCTTCGACGCAGATCACCTGCACCCTTGACCTGACCGGCGCCGTTGCAGGATCCTGGAACGTCGTAGTGACGAATCCTGACAATCAGTTCGCAACTCTTACCGATGGATTTACCGTGAATGCAGAGAACCGTGCCCCGGTCGCGGAAGACGACACCTACACCACAGATGAAGATACGCTTCTCACCATCTCCGCTCCCGGAGTGCTGGCGAACGATAACGACCCCGACGGGGATGCCCTCACCGCAGTCCTGGTCGACGACGTTTCGAACGGTACATTAACCCTGAACGCTGACGGCTCGTTCACGTACCTGCCCAATACAGGATTCTCTGATATAGACACGTTCACCTATACGGCGAACGATGGAACTCAGAGTTCTAACGTTGCTACAGTATCCATAAACGTCAATCCGGCTTCGGCAGTTTTAACATCGATTGTGGTAACCCCGGTACAACCAATCCTTGAAATTGGTGGAACCCAGCAATTCACGGCAACCGGCTATGATCAGTATGGGACTCCCCTACCCACCGGTGAGATCGTCTGGTCCAGCACGAATACCACGGTGGGAACAATCGATGCGACAGGCCTCTTCACTGCAACCGCAGAAGGATCCACGACAGTCACCGCCACTGCGGGGGAGGTTTCCGGGACGGCTGAAGTGACGGTTAACCCCGCCCTGACCGTCACCGGGATCGTTCCCGCCTCCGGACCTAACACAGGGAACGTGAGCATCACCAATCTCTCCGGCACCGGGTTTGTTGACGGCGCGACCGTGAACCTCACCCGGACCGGAGAGACGAACATCGTGGCAACGGATGTTTCCGTTCTCTCTTCGACGCAGATCACCTGTACGCTGGACCTGACCGGCGCCGCTGCGGGGTCCTGGAACGTGGTGGTGACAAATCCAGATGGACGGTACGATATCCTGTCAGATGGGTTTGCCGTCGTGGCGGCGAGTGAGATTGTAACGTTCAACGATCCCAACCTCGAGGCTACAGTGCGTGGTGCGCTGGGTAAGCCCGTGGGAGATATTACGGCCGATGACATGGCCACATTTATTACTCTAGGTGCAGATTGGAGAGGAATCCGTGATCTATCGGGGCTGGAGTATGCGGTCAACCTGCAGCATCTCTATCTCCAACAGAACCGCCAGATCAGCGACCTCGGCCCCCTTGCCGGCCTGACAGACCTGCAGACTCTTGACCTTTGGAACAACCAGATCAGCGACCTCAGCCCCCTCGCCGGCCTGACAAACCTGTCTGTGCTCCTCCTTGGTTCCAACCAGATCAGCGATATCGGCCCCCTTGCTGGCCTGACAGACCTGCAGCGTCTTCACCTTTATGACAACCAGATCCGCGACATCGGCCCCCTTGCCGGCCTGACAAACCTGTGGGAACTTCGCCTTTATAACAACCAGATCCGCGACATCGGCCCGCTGGTTGCCAACAGCGGGCTCGGCTCAGGCGACGAGGTGTACCTTCAGTACAACTACCTCGACCTCACCCCGGGGTCCGCTGATATGAATGACATCCAAACACTGCAAAGCAGAGGAGTGTACGTCGCCTATGAACCGCAAAACCCGGTGCCGACCTATACACTCGACCTCGCCGTGAATCCTGAGGGCGGCGGCACCGTCACCGGAGCCGGGACCTACAAAGCTGGCGATACCGTTCCCATTACAGCGACACCCAATGAAGGCTGGGAGTTTGTCAACTGGACAAATGAGACAGGAGCGACAGTAAGTTCCGAGCCAAACTTCGACTATCCCATGCCCGAAGGCGACGTGGCGCTCACTGCCAACTTTGAAGGCGAAGCCATCACCTACACGCTCGGCCTGGCAGTGAATCCTGCTGGTAGTGGTACCGTCACCGGAGCCGGCACCTACGCAGCGGGAGACACAGTCTCGGTCACGGCCACACCGAATGATGGCTACACCTTTGTCAACTGGACGGACGAAACAGATGTTACAGTGAGTACCGCAGCGAGTTTCGACTACACCATGCCTGACGGTGACGTGACCCTCACCGCTAACTTCGCGGCGATCACCTACACCCTTGACCTTGCAGTGAATCCTGAAGGCAGCGGTACGGCCACCGGGGCCGGCACCTACGCAGCTGGAGCAACAGTTCCCATCACAGCGACACCCAATGAAGGCTGGGAGTTCGCCAACTGGACGGATGGGACAGGAGCGACAGTTAGTTCCGAGGCGACCTTCGACTATACCATGCCAGCCCAGGAAACGGCACTCACCGCCAATTTCGAGCCGGCACCTCCCGTCCTTGCTCGCATTGAGGTATCACCGGCCGAAGCAACCCTCGAGGTCGGGGCGACCCGGCAATTCACGGCAACCGGGTATGACCAGTACGGGAATCCCCTATCTGTCGGTGAGATCGTCTGGTCCAGCACGAATGAGGCCGTCGGGACAATCGATGCGTCCGGTATGTTTACCGCGCTGGCTGCCGGCAGTACAGAGCTCGTTGCCGAAGCAAACGGAATCTCAGGCAAGGCGAACGTCACGGTTACTCCTGCAGCTCCTGTCCTAACATCCATCGCGGTAACGCCGGAATCCCCTGCGCTGGAGATTGGAACCACTCAGCAGTTTACTGCGACCTGCTACGACCAATATGGCCAGACGATGCCTGACATGGCCGTCTCATGGTCCAGCAGCAATACTTCAGTGGGAACCATCGAGTCAAACGGGATGTTCACAGCGCTTACCGCCGGGTCCACCACGGTGACGGCGTCTGCTGCGGGCGTTTCTGGACAGACGGTGGCGACCGTGAATCCGGCTGCCCCCGTAGTAACCCGTATTGCAGTATCGCCCCCATCCGTCACCCTGGATATCGGTGATACGCAAGCGTTTGTGGCCACCTGCTACGATCAGTATGAGAATGAGATGCCCGGGACCAGTGTATCCTGGGCAAGTGATAGTACAACCGTAGGAACCATCGACGCGACAGGCCTCTTCACTGCAACCGCGGAAGGATCCACGACCGTCACCGCCACTGCGGGGGATGTCTCCGGGACGGCAGAAGTGAGAGTTAATCCCGCCCTGACCGTCACCGGGATTGTTCCCGCCTCCGGGCCTAACACCGGCCCTGTGAGCATCACCGACCTCTCTGGCACCGGTTTTGCTGACGGCGCAACCGTGAAACTCACCCGTGACGGTGAGGCAGATATCGTGGCAACAGATGTTGCCGTCCTCTCCCCGACGCAGATCACCTGCACGCTGGACCTGACCGGCGCCGCTGTGGGTACATGGAACGTGGTGGTGACGAATCCTGATGAGCAGTACGATATCCTGTCGGATGGGTTTGCCGTCGTGGCGGCGAGCGAGGTTGTAACGTTCAACGATCCCAACCTCGAGGCTGCAGTGCGCCAGGAACTGAGCAAACCCAAGGGAGACATTACCGCTGACGATATGGCCACGCTTACTAGGCTCTCTGCAGCAGGTAGAGGAATCCGTGATCTGTCGGGACTGGAGTATGCGGTCAACCTGCAGACTCTTTATATCTCCAACAACCAGATCAGCGATCTGAGCCCCCTTGCCGGACTGACCAACCTGCAGACTCTTTGGCTTCAGGATAACCAGGTTAGCGACCTCAGCCCCCTCGCCGGCCTGACCAACCTGCAGCGTCTTTGGCTCAACCAAAACCAAATCCGCGATGTCAGTCCCCTCGCCGGCCTGACAAATCTGCGTGAGCTTCTCCTCGCTGTCAACCAGATCAGCGATCTGAGCCCCCTCGCCGGACTGACCAACCTGGGGTATGTTCAGCTATATCGCAACCAGATCAGCGATCTGAGCCCCCTCGCCGGACTGACCAACCTGGGGTATGTTCAGCTATATCGCAACCAGATCAGCGATCTGAGCCCCCTCGCCGGACTGACCAACCTGTATTTTCTTGATATCTCCTACAACCAGATCAGCGATCTGAGCCCCCTTGCTAGCCTGACCAACCTGTATTTTCTTGATATCTCCTACAACCAGATCAGCGATATCAGCCCTCTTGCCGGTCTCACGCGCCTGAGTCGTCTTTCTTTAGATAATAACCAGATCAGCGATATCAGCCCCCTCGCCGGCCTGATCAATCTGTATGTTCTAAATCTCAATTACAACCAGATCCGCGATATCAGCCCCCTGGTTGCCAATAGTGGGCTCGCGGGGGACGATGTGTACCTTCAGTATAACTACCTCGACCTCACCCCAGGGTCTGCTGCGATGAATGACATCCAGACGCTGCAAAGCAGGGGAGTGTACGTTGTCTATGAGCCGCAACATGAAGTAACGAAATACACGCTTGACCTCGCCGTGAATCCTGAAGGCAGCGGCACTGTCACCGGCGCCGGTACCTACGCTGCTGGATATACCGTTTCCATCACAGCGACACCCAATGAAGGCTGGGAGTTCGCCAACTGGACGGATGGGACAGGAGCGACAGTAAGTTCCGAGGCTACCTTTGACTATCCCATGCCCGCCCGGGACACGGCGCTCATCGCCAATTTCGAGCCAGCACCTCCCGTTCTCACCCGCATTGATGTATCACCGGTCGAAGCAGCCCTTGAGGTCGGGGAGACCCGGCAATTCACGGCAACCGGGTATGACCAGTATGGGAATACTATACCCACCGGTGAGATCGTCTGGTCCAGCACGAATGAGGCCGTCGGGACAATCGATGCGTCCGGTATGTTTACCGCGCTGGCTGCCGGCAGTACAGAGCTCGTTGCCGAAGCAAACGGAATCTCAGGCAAGGCGAACGTCACGGTTACTCCTGCAGCTCCGGTCTTAACATCTATCGCCGTAACGCCAGAATCCCCGGCGCTGGAGGTCGGAACCACTCAGCAGTTTACCGCGACCTGCTACGACCAATATGGCCAGACGATGCCTGAGGTGACCGTCTCATGGTCAAGCAGCAATACCTCAGTGGGAACCATCGAGTCAAACGGGATGTTCACGGCACTCACCGCTGGATCCACCACGGTGACAGCGTCTGCTGCGGGCATCTCTGGACAGACGGTGGCGACCGTGAATCCGGCTGCCCCGGCAGTAACCCGTATTGCGGTATCGCCCCTATCCGTTACCCTTGATATCGGTGATACGCAAGCGTTTGTGGCCACCTGTTACGATCAGTATGAGAATGAGATGCCCGGGACCAGTGTATCCTGGGCAAGTGATAGTACAACCGTAGGAACCATCGACGCGACAGGCCTCTTCACTGCAACCGCAGAAGGATCAGCGACAGTCACAGCCACCGCGGGGGATATCTCCGGGACGGCTGAGGTGGCGGTTAACCCGGCTCCTCCAGTCCTGACCAGCATTTCGGTTAGCCCTGCCGCCCCAACCATCGATGCAGGAGACACCCAGCAGTTTACCGCGACCTGCTACGATCAGTATGGCCAGACGATGCCTGAGGTGACCGTTTCGTGGTCAAGTAGCAATATTTCAGTGGGAACCATCGAGTCAAACGGGATGTTCACGGCACTCACCGCTGGATCCACCACGGTGACAGCGTCTGCCGAGGGCATCTCTGGACAGGCTGTGGCGACTGTGAACCTGGCGGCTCCCGTGATAACCCGTATTGCGGTATCTCCCCCATCCGTTACCCTTGATATTGGTGACATGCAAACGTTTGTGGCCACCTGCTACGATCAGTATGAAAACGAGATGCCCGGGACTGATGTTTCCTGGTCGAGTGATGATACCACGGTAGGAACCATCGACGCGACAGGCCTCTTCACTGCAACCGCAGAAGGATCAGCGACAGTCACAGCCACTGCAGGGGAGGTTTCCGGGACGGCTGAGGTGACAGTTAACCCGGCTCCTCCAGTCCTGACCAGCATCTCGGTTAGCCCTGCCGCCCCAACCATTGATGTAGGAGAGACCCAGCAGTTTACCGCGATCTGCTACGACCAATATGGCGCTCCAATAAGCGATGTGTCAGTCATATGGTCGAGCGAGAATGAAACAGTCGGAACCATCGATACTTCAGGACTGTTCACTGCAATCGAAGAGGGTGCGACAACGATTACCGCTTCGGCGAATGGGATCTCTGGGACGGCTACGGTGACGGTCACTCCTGCGCCACGTGTATTGACAACCGTTGATGTGTCACCCGCCACAGCAGATATCGCCGTAGGTGAAACAGAGCAATTTACCGCAACCTGCTATGACCAGAACGGCGAAGTGATGCCGGACGTCTCTGTCACCTGGTCCAGCAGCAATGAGGCCGTTGGGACTATGACTGCCGGCGGCATCTTCACTGCACACTCGGAAGGTGCGACGACCGTTACAGCATCTGCCGAGGGAGTCTCTGGATCAGCTTCTGTCACGGTGAGGAGAGTTAATACCGCTCCTATCGCTGTCGATGATGCGTTTACGACGAATATACGAACTCAACTGACCGTTCCTGCCCCGGGGGTGCTGGAGAATGACACTGATTCCGATGGTGATGTTCTGACCGCCGCCCTGGTTTCCAAGCCCAGTAATGGCGTCCTCACCCTGAACACCGATGGGTCCTTCACATATATCCCCAAAGGGAATTTTATCGGCACGGACACCTTCACATACAAAGCAAATGACGGGAGCCTGAATTCTTCGGTGGCGACCGTCACGATCACGGTTCTGGCTACGAACCACGCTCCAATCGCCGCGGATGACACCGTCACGATGACGCAGGACACCACCTATGCGGCGCCTGCGCCCGGGGTGCTGGAGAACGATCAGGATCCCGATGGGGACACCGTGACTGCGAAACTGGTCAGCAAGGTTACGTATGGCTCGCTCAAATTGAAAAAGGACGGGTCCTTCACGTATATCCCCAAACCCGGTTTCACCGGTGAAGATTCATTCACCTACCAGACCAGTGATGGCAAGCTCAGTTCCGATATTGCCACGGTCAGGATTACGGTGGAGCCCACAGCGGTGATCCCACCCGTGGCGGATTTCTCGGCTTCCCCGCTAGGTGGCAAAGCTCCTGTATTCGTACAATTCACCGATACCTCTACCGGCACAATCAACAGTTGGACCTGGACCTTCGGAGACGGCGGGACCAGTACCGAGCAGAACCCCCAGTACAAGTATACCAGGCCCGGAACCTACACGGTATCCCTGACAGTCACCGGACCAGGAGGATCGGATACGAAGACGGTCACGGATTACATTCAGGTGACGGGAAAGAAGGCGTAA
- the gpmA gene encoding 2,3-diphosphoglycerate-dependent phosphoglycerate mutase, translating to MVELILLRHGESLWNREGRFTGWTDVDLSPRGIEEAHRAAALLGDGGYTFRVAWTSVLKRAIRTLWIVMDDLDLMYVPVHRSWRLNEKSYGALQGLDKQETARKYGAEQVHLWRRAYDVRPPPLPWDDRRHPRFDPRYADLDPESLPATESLHDTLERVLPCWESQIAADLRQGLPVLIVAHGNSLRALVKYLDGIPDDEIADLNIPTGYPLIYELDSDLEAVRHYYLGDPEEVAAATRGVARQAGAG from the coding sequence ATGGTTGAGTTGATCCTGCTGCGGCACGGCGAGAGCCTCTGGAACAGGGAAGGCCGGTTCACGGGCTGGACCGATGTGGACCTCTCGCCCCGGGGGATCGAAGAGGCCCACCGGGCGGCGGCGCTTCTTGGGGACGGCGGGTATACGTTCCGCGTCGCCTGGACCTCGGTCCTGAAACGGGCCATCCGGACGCTCTGGATCGTCATGGACGACCTCGATCTCATGTACGTCCCGGTGCATCGGTCGTGGCGGTTGAACGAGAAGAGTTACGGCGCCCTCCAGGGTCTGGATAAGCAGGAGACCGCCCGGAAGTATGGTGCGGAGCAGGTGCATCTCTGGCGCAGGGCATACGACGTGCGGCCGCCGCCGCTCCCGTGGGACGATCGCCGGCACCCGCGGTTCGATCCCCGCTACGCGGACCTGGACCCGGAGAGCCTCCCTGCGACCGAGTCCCTGCACGACACGCTCGAGCGGGTACTCCCCTGCTGGGAGAGCCAGATCGCGGCGGACCTCAGGCAGGGTTTGCCGGTCCTGATCGTGGCTCACGGAAACAGCCTCCGCGCCCTGGTCAAATACCTGGACGGAATCCCGGACGACGAGATCGCGGATCTCAACATCCCCACCGGCTACCCGCTCATCTACGAACTGGACAGCGACCTCGAGGCGGTCAGGCACTACTACCTGGGCGATCCTGAGGAGGTCGCAGCAGCCACCCGGGGCGTGGCCCGGCAGGCAGGGGCCGGATAG
- a CDS encoding phosphoglycerate kinase — MQNVIPRRKKTIRDIDVRGKRVLVRADFNVPLNDDGSIADDTRIRASLPTIRYLCERDARVILCSHLDRPQGVVVERLRLTLVANRLSMLLGRPVLALQDCIGPEVESAVAGMSGGDVLLLENLRFHPEERANDPAFAEQLASLAEIYVNDAFGASHRVHASIVGVSEHLPAVAGLLLAKELDAFTRILKDPDRPFAAVIGGAKVSDKLGVLENIVPRVDLLLIGGGMAATFFASRGYGTGASTVENDRLDDVRGISAKAAELGVRLLLPGDVVVAERLDAGARARVVPATAIPDDLVIADIGPGTASEFGQALAGCRTVVWNGPMGVFEVPEFAEGTRRVAATLANLHGTTVIGGGSTADAVTRFGLADEMTHVSTGGGAALTMLAGKPLPGVEALEEAEEP, encoded by the coding sequence ATGCAGAACGTGATACCGAGACGGAAGAAGACCATCCGGGATATCGATGTTCGGGGGAAGAGGGTGCTCGTCCGTGCTGATTTCAATGTACCGCTCAATGATGACGGCTCCATCGCCGACGATACCCGTATCAGGGCCAGCCTGCCGACGATTCGCTACCTCTGCGAGCGTGACGCACGGGTCATCCTCTGCTCCCACCTGGACCGGCCGCAGGGGGTGGTTGTAGAGCGGTTGCGCCTCACCCTCGTGGCAAACCGGCTCTCGATGCTCCTCGGCCGGCCGGTTCTTGCGCTCCAGGACTGTATCGGTCCTGAGGTCGAGAGTGCGGTTGCCGGGATGAGCGGGGGAGACGTCCTCCTCCTCGAGAACCTCAGGTTCCACCCTGAGGAGCGAGCGAACGACCCGGCCTTCGCAGAGCAACTCGCCAGCCTCGCCGAGATCTACGTCAACGACGCCTTCGGGGCCTCCCACCGGGTCCATGCCTCGATCGTGGGTGTCTCCGAGCACCTGCCGGCGGTGGCCGGGCTCCTGCTCGCGAAAGAACTGGACGCCTTTACCCGCATCCTGAAAGACCCCGACCGGCCGTTTGCGGCCGTGATCGGCGGGGCCAAGGTGAGCGACAAACTGGGCGTCCTTGAAAACATCGTCCCGAGGGTAGACCTCCTCCTCATCGGGGGCGGCATGGCGGCGACGTTCTTTGCAAGCCGCGGCTACGGGACCGGTGCATCAACCGTCGAGAACGACCGTCTCGATGACGTTCGGGGGATCTCCGCAAAGGCGGCAGAACTCGGTGTCCGTCTCCTCCTGCCCGGGGACGTCGTCGTCGCCGAGAGGCTTGACGCGGGCGCCCGGGCCCGGGTTGTCCCTGCCACCGCCATCCCGGACGACCTGGTCATCGCCGACATCGGCCCCGGGACAGCGAGCGAGTTTGGGCAGGCACTTGCCGGGTGCCGGACCGTTGTCTGGAACGGGCCGATGGGAGTCTTTGAGGTCCCGGAGTTTGCGGAAGGAACGCGCCGGGTCGCCGCGACCCTCGCCAACCTCCACGGTACCACGGTCATCGGCGGCGGTTCGACCGCAGATGCGGTGACCCGGTTCGGGCTTGCCGACGAGATGACGCATGTCTCGACCGGCGGCGGGGCCGCGCTCACGATGCTTGCAGGAAAGCCGCTCCCGGGCGTGGAGGCGCTCGAAGAGGCGGAGGAGCCATGA
- the pfkA gene encoding 6-phosphofructokinase codes for MRRIGILTSGGDAPGMNACIRAAVRTALAHDLAIVGIRRGYTGLIGADTIPLDRAAIRNTIHLGGTILETSRNPDFYTRDGRLRAAAAIERMGLDGLVLIGGEGTFHGASLLAADADTAALVGVPGSIDNDVYGTDYCIGFDTAANCAVEAIDRIRDTARSHERLFFIEVMGRTTGFLALESGIAGGAEELAIPEEQVSVARMSERIREGFSIGKKSAIVVVAEGKTPGISFHLAREVKKHLDFDSRVVVLGHLQRGGPPTLRDRVLGSLLGVAAVEALLEGRSGCMVGEVGGELAYTPLEETWQKKKPLNEDLRRIFTILSD; via the coding sequence ATGAGACGCATCGGCATCCTAACGAGCGGCGGCGACGCCCCGGGCATGAACGCCTGCATCAGGGCTGCGGTGCGGACAGCGCTTGCGCATGACCTCGCCATCGTCGGGATACGCCGGGGGTATACCGGGCTCATCGGCGCCGATACGATACCGCTGGACCGCGCTGCGATCAGAAACACCATCCACCTCGGCGGCACTATCCTTGAGACATCCCGGAACCCTGACTTCTACACAAGGGATGGGAGGCTTCGGGCGGCGGCTGCCATCGAGCGGATGGGGCTTGACGGCCTGGTCCTGATCGGAGGCGAAGGGACATTCCACGGTGCAAGCCTGCTTGCCGCCGATGCTGACACAGCAGCGCTCGTGGGGGTGCCGGGGAGCATCGACAACGATGTCTACGGGACCGATTACTGCATAGGGTTCGATACGGCGGCAAACTGTGCGGTTGAGGCTATCGACCGCATCCGCGACACGGCCCGGTCCCACGAGCGGCTCTTCTTCATCGAGGTGATGGGACGGACGACCGGCTTTTTGGCGCTCGAGAGCGGTATCGCCGGCGGTGCCGAGGAACTGGCCATCCCGGAAGAGCAGGTCTCAGTCGCCCGGATGAGCGAGCGCATACGGGAGGGGTTTTCCATCGGAAAGAAGAGCGCGATTGTTGTGGTGGCTGAGGGGAAGACGCCCGGCATCTCCTTCCACCTTGCCCGGGAGGTCAAGAAGCACCTTGACTTCGACTCCCGCGTCGTCGTCCTCGGGCACCTCCAGCGGGGCGGGCCGCCGACGCTCCGCGACCGGGTGCTCGGGAGCCTCCTCGGTGTCGCCGCCGTCGAGGCGCTGCTTGAGGGCCGGAGTGGGTGCATGGTAGGAGAGGTCGGGGGAGAACTTGCGTACACGCCGCTCGAGGAGACATGGCAAAAGAAGAAACCGCTCAACGAGGACCTGCGGCGGATATTTACGATCCTCTCTGATTAG